The Sphingobacteriales bacterium nucleotide sequence CAATAACAAGAGCAGGGTCAATGTTTTCATTTCCTTCAACGTGGATGGCTCCAATGATGTATTTTTTAGGGAGAGAGGCACTATTCTGGTCATTCTGTGCAAAGATGCTCAGGGAGGAGGCCAGACACACAAAAAACAAAAGGATTTTCTTCATCATGTTACCGTTTTATTTGCTCACTAACTCTGCCAAATCGCCTTTCCCGCTTCTGAAAATCAATAATTGCTTCAAAAAAATCCTCTTTTGTGAATTCAGGCCATTTTTTAGGCGTAAAATATAATTCTGAATAAGCTAATTCCCAGAGTAAAAAATTGCTGATGCGGTATTCTCCACTGGTTCTGATCAGTAGTTCAGGGTCAGGAAAATCTGCTGTTGAAAGATAGCTTTTAAATAGTTTTTCATTGAAATCAGCAGCCTGAAGTTTTCCCTGACAGGCATCAGATATAATTCTTTTACTGGCTTCAACTATATCCCAACGTGAACCATAACTTAATGCCATGATAAGTTTTAAGCCATCGTTATCTTTCGTTTTTTCAACAGCTTTTAACACTTCATTCAGGGTTTCGGGGGGTACTTTCTCAAGTTCACCGATTACCCGGATAGAAATATTGTTTTTATGGAGTTCGTTAAGTTCTTTTCTGATGGTTTGAACGAGCAGGTTCATCAGTCCGCTGACTTCCTGTTTTGGTCTTTTCCAGTTTTCAGTTGAAAAGGTATAAAGTGTCAGATATTCCAGCTCTATTTCCCGTGAGGCTTCCACAATTCTTCTGACTGTTTTAACGCCATAACGGTGTCCGTATAATCTTGATTTGTTTTGTTCCTTTGCCCACCGGCCATTGCCGTCCATAATGATGGCAATATGCCTTGGCATTTTTCCCTTATCAATCTGACTTTTTAAATCATTTGTCATAGTGGTCGTTGCAAATAAGTGGCAAAGGTACTAAAATTCAAAACAAACCTTGTTTCTAATTTTAACTGAAAGAGTTGCTCCGTAAAAATAATAAAAATCAAGCATATCCGGGCGGCCACGTTGTTTTCCGTTAAAACCAATTTTGATTTCTGACCTGTCGGACAAAACCGGTGATAGTGGCCCATATTTATCTTCAAGTACATCTATGTTATAATATGTGTTACTCACATCATCGAGGTAATCAGTAAATGTGTATCTAAACCCGACAAAAATGGCCAAATTAACATCTTTATTCAATTTTATTTTAAAGCCTCCTCCGAAAGGAATTACAGGTTGGACGAGATGATAAGAGTTTTTGTTACTTTCAATTTTTTTCCCTTCGGTGTCGAGGGGTTTAAGACGAACAACATTCCCATTGTAGGTGGTTACCGGTTGAAAGAAAAATGTTCCAAATCCTGTAAATACATAAGGTGTAAAACGGTTGGGATTAAGTCCGATAGCAAATTTGAAAAAGTTAAATTCAAGTTGATAAGATATTTCGGTGATGGTACTGCAGAAATTCAAATTTCTGATTTTCAGGTGTTTAAAATTGTTGTCATCCCCTGAAATCTTGCCTCTGTAAAAATAAAAATTATTAGAGAAAAAGGGGCTTATATTTTTCTTGAAAAAAAATGCCCCGTAAGTTTTGGTTTCCTTTAAAACAATGTCGGGGGATAAATCTCCCAGGTAATTAGATCCTCCGGCACTAATACCGATTTCCCAGTTCTGGGCAAACGAGTTGCTCAGATTTAATAAAAATAATATAGCGACCAACCACAGCTGTTTCATTGACAAAATAACCCTAAAATAATGTTTTTATTGCAATATCAGGTGTTTTTTAAAAACCCATGCACCCAAATTTTAAAAGGGAATATGTGATGGTAATTCCGGCAAAATAGTACCAGTCTTTTGCCTCAGGGCTACCTCTCATATCCACACCGGGAACCTTTTCAATCCGTTCGTCATTGACTTCGCCTGTGCGGTTAGATAATGAAGCAGCAATTTGTCCGTTCCGGTAAAGAATATCGCGGTAACTGGCATAGCTGTTTGAGCAGTCGTCTAAGTAATCGGTAAAAGTTTTTCGGGCAGAAATTTCAATACCAATGTTTAAATTTCGTCCGGGGGAATATTTCCAGCCAAAACCAAAGGGAATACCAATCTGATATAAGGTATATCTTCTGTCGGCATAATCGGGGCCTGAAAGATATTGACCTTCGGTTCCAAGTGGTTGGAGATTTATCCATTTCCCGTTATACATGGCCTGTGGATTCATTTTAAAAAGGCATATTCCGGCAAAAATGTATGGAGATGATTTATACGTAAAATGATTGGTTCGAAAACCAAGTATGTAAAATTCAGGAACAACGGCAATATCAAGCAATGGAGAGCGGAAAGAGAGATTTCTGGTCCATCTGCGGTGATAATAGTAGCGGGCGTCAGAATCTGCTCCCGATACCATTCCCTTTGTGATGGATAGCCGAAGTGAAAAATGCCGTGAAAGATTCAACCGGCTGATGACTCCATAACTCAGATGGGTATGATTCATTTTAATAAAGCGTTCGGAAAAGTCTCCGTTATAGTTTGTCCCTCCTAAATATCCACCAAATTCCCAGTATTGTGCTGATAAAACAGTGGGTGTGATGAGTAAAATGAATATAATCAATCTTTTCATCGGCTTTACATTTGGAGAACAAAAGTAAGTAATTAATTAATATGCAAATACAGGAAAATTTTTTAAGGAGAGCTTAAAACCTGTAGCAGGCATTAGGAAGGATAGAATAGGTGAGCGTAAAGCCGGTAAATACATACCAGTCATTTTTTGTTGGGTCGCCCCTCTCATCAGCCGATGTATATTCCATTCTTTCAGGAAGCACTTCTCCTGTACGGTTTGATAGCAAATCAGACAATTCTCCATAAGTTGATTTGAGGATGTCTGATTCAACATAGGTTTTGCTGACATCATCCAGATAATCCGTAAAGGTAGTTCTGACGCCCAATTCAAAACCAACATTCCAGTAGCGATTAATGGCAAATTTATAACCGGCTCCAAGTGGAATACATATCTGAGTCAGTGCATATTTTTTCCGGTCATTGTATTTGGTTGTTCCCTGTCCTTCAGTACAAAGGGGTTGCAGTGCATACCACTGATGATTGTATAAGGCTTTCGGATTAAACCGGAACAGTGATAATCCGAAAAAGATATACGGACTTGACTGGTAAGAGGGATGACCCGATTTATATCCGGTCAGGTTTATTTCTCCTTGTACTCCAATATCAAGTAATCTGG carries:
- a CDS encoding isoprenyl transferase, with protein sequence MTNDLKSQIDKGKMPRHIAIIMDGNGRWAKEQNKSRLYGHRYGVKTVRRIVEASREIELEYLTLYTFSTENWKRPKQEVSGLMNLLVQTIRKELNELHKNNISIRVIGELEKVPPETLNEVLKAVEKTKDNDGLKLIMALSYGSRWDIVEASKRIISDACQGKLQAADFNEKLFKSYLSTADFPDPELLIRTSGEYRISNFLLWELAYSELYFTPKKWPEFTKEDFFEAIIDFQKRERRFGRVSEQIKR
- a CDS encoding outer membrane beta-barrel protein, translating into MQKFFVTLLVSLPLLVSSQYWEAGVFGGISTYSGDLTQFIDLKELHPAAGVLARYNVNQWFSVKANIYHGTISGNDANSRILDKKNRNLSFRSRLLDIGVQGEINLTGYKSGHPSYQSSPYIFFGLSLFRFNPKALYNHQWYALQPLCTEGQGTTKYNDRKKYALTQICIPLGAGYKFAINRYWNVGFELGVRTTFTDYLDDVSKTYVESDILKSTYGELSDLLSNRTGEVLPERMEYTSADERGDPTKNDWYVFTGFTLTYSILPNACYRF